The following proteins are co-located in the Chryseobacterium daecheongense genome:
- a CDS encoding NADH:flavin oxidoreductase produces the protein MSTDALFTPFNYKNLHLKNRIVMAPMTRAQSDNGVPTQQIADYYGRRAASEVGLILSEGTVINRPASKNMQNIPDFYGTEALAGWKNVIDQVHHNEGKMGPQIWHVGDTRSSDDYPLVPMEKASTMSLEDIQDTINQFAASAKSAKDLGFDCIEIHGAHGYLIDQFLWEVTNTRTDEYGGKTIKERTRFAVDVVKAIRAAVGEDFTIIIRLSQWKQQDYKSRLATNPSEMEDWLLPLKEAGVDIFHCSQRRFWEPEFEGSDLNFAGWAKKVTGQPTITVGSVGLKGDFMSAFAGESSEKSDLTELLRRLERQDFDLVAVGRALLNDYQWVKKVKEGKLEELSGFAAESMGVLY, from the coding sequence ATGAGTACAGACGCGTTATTCACTCCATTTAACTATAAAAATCTACACCTTAAAAACAGAATTGTAATGGCTCCCATGACGAGAGCACAGTCGGATAATGGTGTACCTACACAACAAATTGCAGATTATTACGGCCGTAGAGCAGCCTCAGAAGTTGGATTAATCCTTTCTGAAGGAACTGTAATCAATCGCCCTGCCTCTAAAAATATGCAGAACATCCCTGATTTCTACGGTACTGAAGCATTGGCAGGTTGGAAAAATGTAATCGACCAGGTTCATCATAACGAGGGTAAAATGGGACCACAGATATGGCACGTGGGCGACACCCGTTCATCTGACGACTATCCTTTGGTTCCTATGGAAAAAGCTTCTACTATGTCTCTGGAAGATATTCAGGACACCATAAATCAATTTGCAGCTTCAGCGAAATCAGCTAAAGATTTAGGCTTCGATTGTATTGAGATCCACGGTGCTCACGGTTATCTTATCGACCAGTTTCTATGGGAGGTTACCAATACAAGAACTGATGAATATGGTGGTAAAACAATAAAGGAAAGAACCCGCTTTGCTGTAGATGTAGTAAAAGCAATCAGAGCGGCTGTAGGAGAAGATTTTACAATTATCATCCGACTTTCGCAGTGGAAACAGCAGGATTATAAAAGCAGGCTGGCCACAAACCCTTCTGAGATGGAAGATTGGTTGCTTCCTTTAAAAGAAGCGGGAGTAGATATCTTCCATTGTTCACAACGTCGTTTCTGGGAGCCAGAGTTTGAAGGTTCGGATCTTAACTTTGCCGGATGGGCAAAAAAAGTAACCGGCCAGCCAACGATTACCGTAGGATCAGTAGGACTTAAAGGTGATTTCATGTCGGCATTTGCGGGTGAAAGCTCAGAAAAATCTGACCTTACTGAATTACTGAGAAGATTAGAAAGACAGGATTTCGACTTAGTGGCTGTAGGCCGTGCTTTACTGAACGATTATCAGTGGGTGAAAAAAGTAAAAGAGGGAAAATTAGAAGAACTTTCAGGCTTTGCAGCAGAAAGTATGGGAGTTTTGTATTAA
- a CDS encoding helix-turn-helix domain-containing protein — protein MKENKITQHCCPLVKAMSSLGSKWKPVIVMVINDRKLRFGQIAARIHVISRKVLTDQLREMVEDGLLIREEFKELPPRVEYTLTEKGLALLPILNLLEDWERNYETKEVLAEA, from the coding sequence ATGAAAGAAAATAAAATAACCCAGCACTGTTGTCCCCTGGTAAAGGCTATGTCTTCCCTGGGAAGTAAATGGAAGCCTGTCATTGTTATGGTAATTAATGACAGAAAATTACGGTTTGGACAGATTGCAGCCCGCATTCATGTCATTTCGCGTAAGGTTCTTACCGACCAGCTAAGAGAAATGGTAGAGGATGGACTGCTAATCAGAGAGGAATTTAAAGAACTGCCACCACGGGTTGAATATACCCTCACGGAAAAGGGACTTGCTCTTTTGCCCATTTTAAATTTATTGGAAGATTGGGAAAGAAATTATGAAACAAAAGAAGTGTTGGCTGAGGCATAA
- a CDS encoding ketoacyl-ACP synthase III: MTSKIIGVGNYIPPETITNLFFDKHNFINKSGESLKESNAIIASKLKEITGIEERRYASNDQVTSDLGFIAAKAAIEDAGIDPETLDYIIFAHNFGDVRFGTVQSDTVPSLASRVKHLLNIKNNFCVAYDVLFGCPGWIEGIIQANAFIKSGIAKRCLVIGAETLSRVVDIHDRDSMIYADGAGAAILEISEEENGIKSHISASFTLTEKDYLYFGKSYNNDKCPDTKYIKMDGRKIYEFALSNVPDAMKKCLDDSGYGIDQLNKIIIHQANEKMDEAIVKRFYQLYNTPMPEDIMPMVIKKLGNSSVATIPSLLSMILKDELDSHDIDKGDIVLFASVGAGMNINAFVYKF; encoded by the coding sequence ATGACCAGTAAAATCATTGGTGTAGGAAACTACATCCCCCCGGAAACCATTACCAATTTATTCTTTGATAAACACAATTTTATAAACAAAAGCGGCGAGTCATTAAAAGAAAGTAATGCTATTATTGCCAGTAAACTCAAGGAGATTACGGGCATTGAAGAAAGAAGATATGCAAGCAATGATCAGGTTACATCCGATCTGGGCTTTATTGCTGCCAAAGCAGCTATCGAAGATGCAGGAATTGATCCTGAAACGTTGGATTATATTATATTTGCCCATAACTTTGGGGACGTCCGCTTTGGAACTGTTCAGTCCGATACGGTTCCGAGTCTTGCCTCAAGGGTGAAACACCTATTAAACATCAAAAATAATTTTTGCGTCGCCTATGACGTATTATTCGGATGTCCCGGATGGATCGAAGGAATCATCCAGGCCAATGCATTCATTAAATCCGGTATTGCCAAAAGATGCCTGGTTATCGGAGCTGAGACCTTATCCCGGGTAGTGGATATCCACGACCGGGATAGTATGATCTATGCAGATGGGGCAGGGGCAGCCATTCTGGAGATCTCTGAGGAAGAAAACGGAATAAAATCCCATATCTCAGCCTCTTTTACCCTGACCGAAAAAGATTATTTATATTTCGGAAAATCATACAACAATGACAAATGCCCGGATACCAAATATATTAAAATGGATGGGCGTAAAATTTACGAATTTGCTCTTTCAAATGTTCCGGATGCAATGAAGAAATGTCTGGATGACAGTGGCTATGGAATTGATCAGCTGAATAAGATTATCATCCATCAGGCGAATGAGAAAATGGATGAAGCTATTGTTAAAAGATTCTATCAGTTGTACAATACACCTATGCCCGAAGATATTATGCCTATGGTTATCAAAAAACTAGGTAATAGCAGTGTGGCAACAATCCCTTCATTACTAAGCATGATCCTTAAAGATGAACTGGATTCTCATGATATTGATAAAGGAGATATAGTCTTGTTTGCTTCAGTAGGAGCGGGGATGAATATTAATGCATTTGTATATAAATTTTAA